One region of Bdellovibrio bacteriovorus genomic DNA includes:
- the atpA gene encoding F0F1 ATP synthase subunit alpha produces METQIRADEISRVLKEQINQYNKKIEVSETGSVLAVGDGVARIYGLENAMAGELVEFPGEVYGMVLNLEEGHVGTVLFGEDRQIKEGDTVKRTKKIVSVPVGEALLGRVVDALGNPIDGRGPINTPHSRIVETKAPGIVYRHPVEEPLQTGIKAIDALVPIGRGQRELIIGDRQTGKTTIAVDAIINQKGQNVHCFYVAIGQKQSTVALVVEKLRAAGALEYTTVIAANASDPAPLQYLAAYSGTAMAEYFRDTGRHALIVYDDLTKQAQAYRQLSLLLRRPPGREAYPGDVFYCHSRLLERASKLSADKGGGSLTALPIIETQAGDISAYIPTNVISITDGQIFLESDLFYKGVRPAISVGKSVSRVGGAAQIKAMKQVAGSLKLELAQFRSMEAFAAFASDLDKASQQQLARGRRLIEVLKQPQYSPVKVEEQIVMIFAAGNAFVDAYPETDVKRYEKEMIEFLKNKHSDIIKTISEKKAIGDDTKKALLAALEEFKAIFQPSNK; encoded by the coding sequence ATGGAAACACAAATCCGTGCCGACGAAATCAGTCGCGTTCTCAAAGAGCAAATCAATCAATACAATAAAAAGATTGAAGTAAGTGAAACAGGTAGCGTTCTTGCAGTAGGGGACGGGGTTGCTCGTATCTACGGTCTTGAAAACGCAATGGCTGGTGAACTTGTTGAGTTCCCAGGTGAAGTATACGGAATGGTATTGAACCTTGAAGAAGGTCACGTTGGTACCGTTTTGTTTGGTGAAGATCGCCAAATCAAAGAAGGCGACACTGTTAAAAGAACTAAAAAAATCGTTTCCGTTCCAGTTGGTGAAGCTCTTCTTGGTCGCGTAGTAGACGCTCTTGGTAACCCGATCGACGGTCGTGGTCCTATCAACACGCCTCACTCTCGTATCGTTGAGACAAAAGCACCTGGTATCGTATACCGTCACCCAGTTGAAGAACCTCTTCAAACAGGTATCAAAGCTATCGACGCTCTAGTACCAATCGGTCGTGGTCAACGTGAGTTGATCATCGGTGACCGTCAAACTGGTAAAACGACTATCGCAGTTGACGCTATCATCAACCAAAAAGGTCAAAACGTTCATTGCTTCTACGTAGCTATCGGTCAAAAACAATCGACTGTTGCTCTAGTAGTTGAAAAATTGCGTGCAGCGGGCGCTCTTGAGTACACGACTGTTATCGCGGCGAATGCATCTGATCCAGCTCCACTTCAATATCTTGCTGCTTACTCTGGTACGGCAATGGCGGAATACTTCCGTGATACTGGCAGACATGCATTGATCGTTTACGATGACTTGACGAAACAAGCTCAAGCTTACCGTCAATTGTCTCTTCTTCTTCGTCGTCCTCCAGGACGTGAAGCTTACCCAGGCGACGTGTTCTATTGCCATAGCCGTCTTCTTGAGCGTGCTTCTAAATTGTCAGCTGATAAAGGCGGCGGTTCATTAACTGCATTGCCAATCATCGAAACACAAGCGGGCGATATCTCTGCATATATCCCAACGAACGTGATCTCTATCACTGACGGTCAGATCTTCCTTGAATCAGATCTATTCTACAAAGGTGTGCGTCCAGCTATCTCTGTAGGTAAATCAGTTTCTCGCGTGGGTGGTGCCGCTCAAATTAAAGCGATGAAACAAGTTGCAGGTTCTTTGAAACTTGAGCTTGCTCAGTTCCGTTCTATGGAAGCATTCGCTGCGTTCGCATCTGACTTGGATAAAGCGTCTCAACAACAGTTGGCTCGTGGTCGTCGTTTGATCGAAGTGTTGAAACAACCTCAGTACTCTCCAGTAAAAGTTGAAGAGCAAATCGTTATGATCTTCGCGGCTGGAAACGCGTTCGTTGATGCTTACCCAGAAACAGACGTTAAGAGATACGAAAAAGAGATGATCGAGTTCTTGAAAAACAAGCACTCTGACATCATCAAAACTATTAGCGAGAAGAAAGCTATTGGCGACGACACTAAAAAAGCGTTGTTAGCAGCTCTTGAAGAGTTCAAAGCTATCTTCCAACCTTCTAACAAGTAA
- the atpH gene encoding ATP synthase F1 subunit delta → MRTSEVAKSYAKALLAVAKQQGTHSKVFGELKAISEAFKMDASVKSYFANPMISSDQKVTAVKAALTGKGVSQEVLNTLVLMGEKGRLEALDQVVHAFQEMLDLEEGITRGVIRSAQPLSADAQKEIEQKINKVLNKKIVLTYQQDPKLLGGVVAQVGGWTFDDSIDTHLKKLNEELNRRAN, encoded by the coding sequence ATGAGAACTAGTGAAGTAGCAAAAAGTTACGCGAAAGCCCTTTTGGCCGTAGCAAAACAACAAGGCACACACTCAAAAGTGTTCGGTGAATTGAAAGCGATTTCTGAGGCTTTCAAAATGGACGCTTCTGTAAAAAGTTATTTTGCAAATCCGATGATTTCATCTGACCAAAAAGTCACTGCAGTAAAAGCGGCTTTGACTGGTAAAGGCGTTTCTCAGGAAGTGCTTAATACATTGGTATTGATGGGCGAAAAAGGCCGTCTTGAGGCACTTGATCAAGTTGTTCACGCATTCCAAGAAATGTTGGACCTTGAAGAGGGTATCACTCGTGGCGTGATTCGTTCTGCTCAGCCGCTGTCAGCTGATGCACAAAAAGAAATCGAACAAAAAATCAATAAGGTCCTTAATAAGAAGATCGTATTGACTTACCAGCAAGATCCAAAGCTTTTGGGCGGCGTTGTTGCTCAAGTTGGCGGATGGACTTTTGATGACAGTATCGACACGCACTTAAAAAAATTGAATGAAGAATTAAACAGGAGAGCCAACTAA
- a CDS encoding ATP synthase F0 subunit B — protein MKLLVSLFIITAPALALAAGGGHHDGIPSAVMYQAINVAILVAGLIYFTKDGIVSFFSGRKAAYLEAAQKSAFAREQAEKEFVDIKNKLANLDATREESLRKAQAHADDMKKQILDEANEVTKRIRQDAELTAKLEVQRAQNELRNQLLKDSMEAARTVLTKDIGSADQQKLQKDFINHVGV, from the coding sequence ATGAAGTTGCTTGTATCACTTTTTATTATCACAGCTCCTGCGCTAGCACTTGCGGCTGGCGGTGGTCACCATGATGGTATTCCATCAGCGGTTATGTACCAGGCGATCAACGTAGCTATCTTGGTTGCGGGTCTTATCTATTTCACTAAAGATGGCATCGTATCTTTCTTCTCTGGAAGAAAAGCGGCTTACCTAGAGGCGGCTCAAAAATCTGCATTTGCTCGCGAGCAAGCAGAAAAAGAATTTGTTGATATCAAAAACAAACTTGCGAACTTGGATGCGACTCGCGAAGAGTCTCTTCGTAAAGCTCAAGCTCATGCTGACGACATGAAAAAACAAATCTTGGATGAAGCTAACGAAGTTACTAAGCGCATTCGTCAAGATGCAGAGTTGACGGCAAAGCTTGAAGTTCAGCGCGCACAAAACGAATTGCGCAATCAACTTTTGAAAGACTCTATGGAGGCGGCTCGCACTGTTTTGACAAAAGACATTGGTTCCGCTGATCAACAAAAACTTCAAAAAGATTTTATCAACCACGTTGGAGTGTAG
- a CDS encoding ATP synthase F0 subunit B, which produces MDIFGQLGINTTAAFQFVLFAIALIFLSKVVFAPYAHALDERQRRTKGGEDLALEYQNKSVELQTEYETKTRDLNSQIKSIVDAAKSQANKDYEALVAKARSESEQLVQSNRTKITSAVQAAASELKTQTSAVAMAITTKLLK; this is translated from the coding sequence ATGGACATTTTTGGACAATTAGGTATCAATACCACAGCGGCCTTTCAGTTTGTTCTTTTTGCTATTGCTTTGATCTTTCTAAGCAAAGTCGTGTTCGCACCATATGCGCACGCTTTGGATGAAAGACAAAGAAGAACAAAGGGGGGCGAAGATCTAGCTCTTGAATATCAAAATAAATCCGTAGAGTTGCAAACTGAGTACGAAACCAAAACTCGTGACTTGAACTCTCAGATTAAAAGCATCGTTGATGCCGCGAAATCTCAAGCAAACAAAGACTACGAAGCTCTTGTTGCTAAAGCTCGTTCTGAATCTGAGCAGCTTGTTCAATCCAATCGCACAAAAATCACATCTGCAGTTCAAGCAGCGGCGTCTGAGTTGAAAACTCAAACAAGTGCTGTGGCGATGGCAATCACTACTAAGTTGTTAAAATAA
- a CDS encoding bactofilin family protein, whose protein sequence is MAVAFPPSLQEDLLSGHVTAILDQGTHFEGKLSFEGTVQIGGDFKGEIFTKDTIVINEGAFVTAQIEADTIVISGRVEGNLFARRRVIMHPPAVFKGTVTSPSLRIDEGVVFEGASYMPKS, encoded by the coding sequence ATGGCAGTAGCATTTCCTCCATCATTACAAGAAGATCTCCTTTCTGGTCATGTGACAGCAATCCTTGACCAGGGGACGCATTTCGAAGGAAAGCTCAGCTTCGAAGGCACCGTGCAAATCGGCGGGGATTTTAAGGGGGAAATCTTTACTAAAGATACCATCGTTATTAATGAGGGCGCCTTTGTGACCGCCCAAATTGAGGCTGATACTATAGTTATTAGTGGCCGGGTTGAGGGAAATCTCTTTGCCCGCCGCAGAGTTATTATGCACCCACCTGCTGTGTTTAAAGGCACGGTGACAAGCCCTAGTTTGCGCATTGATGAAGGGGTTGTTTTCGAGGGTGCGTCCTATATGCCTAAGTCTTAG
- a CDS encoding ParB/RepB/Spo0J family partition protein, whose translation MSDFAVESSNKKKGLGRGLGSLLGGPAPAEIPTKAPSASAPTGATASNNVATPSTPTAPVSSQQATPVAPPVDPESKIWKVGIDKLSPGKYQPRTSFEKEPLQELSQSIKENGILQPIVARRTTAGKLEIVAGERRWRAAQLAGLHEVPVILKNYDDKQALELAIVENIQREDLNPIEEAEGYSRLITEFKLSQQQVAEKVGKDRATVANAVRLLSLSEEIKNMISENTLSVGHAKVLLALPDPKKQLEFAKKVVNEKIAVRKLEKMVQAVVKGADEKEEPVSFDSNVTQRLIAGLGDELQKILGTKVNIDYSNSKGKISIHFYSDDELTNLVDRLKEGWQ comes from the coding sequence ATGTCTGATTTTGCTGTTGAATCTTCAAACAAAAAGAAGGGTTTGGGTCGCGGCCTAGGCTCTTTATTGGGCGGACCTGCTCCGGCAGAAATTCCAACCAAGGCTCCTTCTGCGTCGGCTCCGACTGGCGCAACAGCATCTAATAATGTAGCAACTCCATCAACTCCCACTGCTCCTGTGAGCTCTCAACAAGCGACACCCGTCGCCCCTCCCGTAGATCCTGAGAGCAAAATCTGGAAAGTGGGAATTGATAAGCTTTCTCCGGGTAAGTACCAACCACGTACGTCCTTTGAAAAAGAGCCGCTTCAAGAGCTGTCTCAGTCTATTAAAGAGAACGGAATTCTTCAGCCGATCGTGGCTCGTCGTACGACCGCAGGGAAACTTGAAATCGTAGCCGGGGAACGTCGTTGGAGAGCGGCTCAGCTTGCGGGACTTCATGAAGTTCCAGTTATCCTTAAGAATTACGATGACAAACAAGCACTTGAATTGGCGATTGTTGAAAATATTCAGCGTGAAGATTTGAATCCGATCGAAGAGGCAGAGGGTTATTCTCGCCTCATCACAGAGTTTAAATTGTCTCAACAGCAAGTGGCTGAAAAAGTAGGTAAGGATCGTGCGACAGTCGCAAACGCCGTGCGCCTTCTTTCTTTGTCTGAAGAAATTAAAAACATGATTTCTGAAAACACTTTATCCGTGGGACACGCAAAAGTTCTTTTGGCTTTGCCGGATCCAAAGAAGCAGCTTGAGTTCGCGAAAAAAGTTGTGAACGAAAAAATTGCGGTTCGTAAGCTCGAAAAAATGGTGCAGGCCGTTGTAAAGGGAGCGGACGAAAAAGAGGAGCCAGTCTCCTTTGATTCTAATGTTACACAACGCTTGATCGCGGGGCTTGGCGACGAGCTACAAAAGATCCTGGGCACGAAAGTGAACATTGATTATTCCAACTCAAAAGGTAAGATTAGTATTCACTTCTATTCGGACGATGAACTTACTAACTTAGTAGATAGGCTTAAAGAAGGATGGCAGTAG
- a CDS encoding ParA family protein, protein MAKTICIANQKGGVGKTTTSVNISSALATLGKRVLLIDMDPQGNASSGLGIKRYESQDANSYHVLIGEKTLAEATQNTANGNLKVSTANPDLVGAEIELVDMPHREYRLKQAIATVADQYDFVIIDCPPSLGLITLNALNAADSFLVPLQCEYYALEGLSQLLNTAGLIKKNLNPQLHIEGIVLTMFDSRNNLSHQVVTEIKNHFGDKVFNAIIPRNVRLSEAPSHGQSIFEYDSKSIGATRYLELAKEVIARSVQKTTSEAAPQTQQNAYEGEVNV, encoded by the coding sequence ATGGCAAAAACGATCTGTATAGCTAACCAAAAAGGTGGCGTAGGCAAGACAACGACGTCTGTTAACATCTCTTCTGCCCTGGCTACCCTCGGAAAACGAGTTCTTTTGATCGATATGGATCCTCAAGGGAATGCTTCCAGCGGCTTGGGTATCAAAAGATACGAAAGCCAGGATGCGAACAGCTACCACGTACTCATCGGCGAAAAAACTTTGGCCGAGGCTACTCAAAACACAGCAAATGGAAACTTAAAGGTATCCACGGCTAATCCTGATCTAGTCGGAGCAGAGATTGAGCTTGTTGATATGCCGCATCGTGAATATCGTCTTAAACAAGCGATCGCGACAGTAGCTGATCAATATGACTTCGTGATCATCGACTGTCCACCATCATTGGGTCTAATTACTTTAAATGCTTTGAATGCGGCAGATAGTTTCTTGGTACCACTTCAATGTGAATACTATGCGCTGGAAGGATTGAGCCAACTTCTAAATACAGCAGGTTTGATCAAAAAGAATTTGAATCCGCAATTGCACATCGAAGGCATCGTTCTAACGATGTTCGATAGTCGTAATAATCTAAGTCACCAAGTTGTGACCGAGATCAAGAATCACTTTGGCGATAAAGTATTTAACGCCATCATCCCAAGAAATGTACGCCTCAGCGAGGCACCGAGCCATGGTCAATCCATCTTCGAATACGACAGCAAATCCATCGGCGCGACAAGATATCTGGAATTAGCTAAAGAGGTTATTGCGCGTTCAGTGCAAAAAACGACTTCGGAAGCAGCTCCGCAGACACAACAAAATGCTTACGAAGGGGAAGTAAATGTCTGA
- the rsmG gene encoding 16S rRNA (guanine(527)-N(7))-methyltransferase RsmG, producing MNNKDQQDAPTIYWRIDEWFPDLSPEIKTRLKAYHEELLKFNRTLSLISPKTVFVADAIHFADSILASQAIHKSNAKIDKIFDLGSGNGFPGLVFAILYPQVNVVLVDTDQKKCEFLNHVAASLKLSNVSIENKNVESLPENSVNFAMTRGFSNISRTILVARKFMPKGGLLFHLKSEEWGIEVGEIPTQLCSIWTPSLVGEYKLPVGAVKFSVVKTEKIA from the coding sequence TTGAACAACAAGGATCAACAGGACGCTCCGACCATATATTGGCGAATTGATGAATGGTTTCCGGATTTAAGTCCTGAGATTAAGACTCGACTTAAGGCTTACCACGAAGAACTTCTGAAGTTTAATCGCACTCTGAGTTTGATCTCTCCTAAGACGGTTTTTGTAGCTGACGCGATTCACTTTGCTGATTCTATTTTAGCTTCACAGGCCATTCATAAATCCAATGCGAAGATCGATAAGATATTTGATCTTGGCAGCGGCAATGGGTTCCCGGGCTTGGTGTTTGCGATCTTGTACCCGCAGGTGAACGTTGTTTTGGTTGATACGGATCAAAAGAAGTGTGAGTTCTTAAACCACGTGGCCGCATCGTTAAAGCTTTCAAATGTGTCTATTGAAAATAAGAATGTGGAATCATTGCCTGAGAACAGCGTGAACTTTGCTATGACTCGTGGTTTTTCCAATATATCCCGCACAATTCTAGTGGCACGTAAGTTTATGCCAAAGGGCGGTCTTCTATTCCATCTTAAGAGCGAGGAGTGGGGGATTGAAGTTGGAGAAATTCCGACACAGCTTTGTTCCATCTGGACGCCATCACTTGTGGGAGAATACAAGCTTCCGGTAGGTGCCGTGAAGTTTTCAGTCGTTAAAACAGAGAAAATCGCCTAA